The Apium graveolens cultivar Ventura chromosome 6, ASM990537v1, whole genome shotgun sequence genome contains a region encoding:
- the LOC141665153 gene encoding uncharacterized protein LOC141665153 — protein sequence MDDDLSQWITLPKYSTPYIKGIKDFLENAFPKFSVDDEMLCPCKNCRNGKWHTQDLIYDHLICHGPCPLYANWICEVSSKDHRIDIERAENMGFEDSFTFGDNLDEMFYRTNDTTGPNDDAKKFYGHLEEGKQPLYLGCKKFSRLSFIIRLYSLKCIHGISESGFGDLLELIKDAFPEAHIPLSFNAAKNVIKDLGLDYQRIHACPNNCMLFWAENEKEENCKTCGASRWVVVEKKGAVDNNEKKLIHKVPANVMRYFPLKKRLQRMFMSKELSELMLWHAKGRKKDGKL from the coding sequence ATGGACGATGATCTAAGTCAATGGATAACCCTTCCAAAATACAGTACACCTTACATTAAGGGGATAAAGGATTTTTTAGAAAATGCATTTCCCAAATTTTCCGTAGACGATGAAATGTTGTGCCCTTGCAAGAATTGTAGAAATGGCAAGtggcatactcaagatcttattTATGATCATCTTATTTGTCATGGCCCTTGTCCATTGTATGCGAATTGGATTTGTGAGGTTTCGAGCAAAGATCATAGGATAGATATTGAACGGGCAGAAAATATGGGTTTTGAAGATTCCTTTACCTTCGGAGATAATTTGGACGAGATGTTTTATCGTACTAATGATACTACTGGACCGAATGATGATGCCAAAAAATTTTATGGCCATCTTGAAGAAGGAAAGCAGCCCTTATATCTGGGCTGCAAAAAATTTTCCCGCTTAAGTTTTATCATTAGGCTATACTCTTTAAAGTGCATTCATGGGATTTCGGAGTCGGGTTTCGGGGATTTATTAGAGCTGATAAAAGATGCTTTTCCAGAAGCACACATTCCTTTGTCTTTTAATGCGGCAAAGAATGTTATTAAAGATTTAGGGCTCGATTATCAAAGGATACACGCCTGCCCCAATAATTGTATGCTGTTTTGGGctgaaaatgaaaaagaagaaaattgtAAAACTTGCGGTGCTTCAAGGTGGGTCGTAGTGGAAAAAAAAGGCGCCGTGGACAATAATGAGAAGAAGTTAATTCACAAGGTCCCGGCAAACGTGATGCGCTACTTTCCACTCAAAAAAAGGTTGCAACGCATGTTTATGAGCAAAGAGTTATCAGAACTGATGTTATGGCATGCAAAAGGTCGAAAAAAGGATGGCAAACTTTGA